The Bacillus sp. Bos-x628 genome segment TCCTTCGGTCAGATCATTTTATAATAGAATCTCAAGAGAATATTAGGAAAAATGCTCAGAAAATCTCAGAAAATGTCGTAAAGTAAACTATTATAAATAAAGGAAATGTGAAAATCAAACAGAATTATTTAACAACTGCTCTTTTTATGACGAAAAATGAAAGCAATGGGGTGTAACGGATGAATGAGAAAATTTTAATTGTCGACGATCAGTACGGTATTAGAATATTGCTGAATGAAGTGTTTCATAAAGAAGGCTATCAAACTTTCCAAGCAGCGAATGGACTTCAGGCGTTAGATATTGTGAAAAACCATAGACCGAACCTCGTCCTGCTTGATATGAAAATACCCGGAATGGATGGAATTGAGATTTTAAAACGCATGAAATTAATTGATGAAGATATTCGCGTCATCATTATGACAGCGTATGGTGAACTGGACATGATCCAAGAGTCAAAAGAACTTGGCGCACTTACTCATTTTGCAAAACCATTTGATATTGATGAAATCAGAGATGCTGTAAAAGAATATTTGCCGCTTGAAACAAATGGTTAGATGGAAATGATTGAATCGATTCATTCTGTTGCCGATTTGTCGAATAATTGGTATTCTAGATAAGAAGAAGAAAGCGATCTAAGTGTACATATGACGAGAAATTCTGGTCATGCTAGGGTGGAGAGCTTTTTTTAGTAAGCAAATTAGCTACATAGGGAGGATTTTTCATCATGCCTTTAGTTTCAATGACAGAAATGTTGAAAGATGCAAAAGAAAAAGGTTATGCTGTCGGACAGTTTAACTTAAATAACTTAGAATTTACGCAAGCGATTTTACAAGCTGCTGAAGCTGAGAAGTCTCCAGTCATCTTAGGAGTATCAGAAGGAGCAGGACGCTACATGGGTGGCTTCAAAACAGTTGTCGCTATGGTGAAAGCGTTAATTGAAGAATATAATGTAACAGTTCCTGTTGCGATTCATTTAGATCACGGTTCAAGCTTTGAATCTTGTGCGAAAGCGATCCATGCAGGATTTACTTCTGTTATGATTGATGCTTCACACCATCCATTTGAAGAGAATGTGGAAATAACTGCAAAAGTAGTAGAACTTGCACATATCCACGGTGTATCTGTAGAAGCTGAGCTTGGAACTGTTGGCGGACAAGAAGATGACGTGATCGCTGATGGTGTTATTTATGCTGATCCAAAAGAATGTCAAGAGCTTGTAGAACGTACTGGCATTGACTGTCTTGCGCCTGCACTAGGCTCTGTGCATGGTCCATACAAAGGTGAACCAAACCTTGGTTTCGCTGAAATGGAAGAAATTGGAAAAACAACTGGTCTTCCGCTTGTTCTTCATGGCGGAACAGGCATCCCAACTGCTGATATCAAGCGTGCAATCTCACTTGGTACAGCAAAAATCAATGTCAACACTGAAAACCAAATTGCTTCTGCAAAAGCAGTTCGCGAAACACTTGCTGCAAAAACAGAAGAGTATGATCCACGTAAATATCTTGGACCAGCTCGTGACGCAATTAAAGCGACTGTTATCGGCAAAATGCGCGAATTTGGTTCTTCTAACCAAGCATAATTTGATGAGAACCGAGAGCCGCCTGAGTCACAGGCGGTTTTCTCCATATCTTGAGAAAGCGCAAACAAATTTACATGTCAGACAATTTATTGATAGGAGAGTGGCACTGTTATGTTATTTTTCGTAGACACAGCTAATATTGCAGATATCAAAGAGGCACATGAACTTGGTATTTTAGCAGGTGTAACAACAAACCCTAGTTTAGTAGCGAAAGAAAAGGGCGTCTCATTCCATGATCGTCTCCGTGAAATCACTGATGTGGTTTCAGGTTCTGTCAGCGCTGAAGTCATATCCTTAAAAGCAGAGGAAATGATTGAAGAAGGTAAAGAGCTTGCTGCCATTGCCCCAAACATTACAGTCAAAATTCCAATGACAACGGACGGTCTTAAGGCAGTCAAAGCCTTAACGGATCTTGGCATTAAAACGAACGTTACCTTGATCTTTAATGCGAATCAGGCATTGCTTGCAGCTAGAGCTGGTGCGACATACGTTTCTCCATTCCTTGGTCGTTTAGATGACATTGGTCACAATGGTCTTGATCTCATTAGCGAAGTGAAAACCATCTTTGATGTTCATGGATTAGATACACAAATTATTGCTGCATCCATTCGTCACCCACAGCATGTGACAGAAGCCGCTTTAAGAGGTGCTCATATTGGCACAATGCCACTGAAAGTCATTAAGCAACTGACAAAACACCCGTTAACGGATGCAGGCATTGAACAATTTTTAGCAGATTGGAATAAATAAGTGATTGTGGCAGGCGGAAAAAGTCTTCCGTTTGCCGCAGTTTCTTGCGAAAACGCTAAGAAATGTTTTGTGCAAAGAAGAGAACATCACAGCCTCGCAAAGCTTCGATTATTTTTCTTCCGACAAATTTCGTTTAACCTGTATTCTTTCTTTAGATATTGGCTAAATTTTGGACAAGACCTTTTTAAGCGCGACATCCACAATCAATATAACTCCAACAGTGATCTTCTTTAAGAAGGGAGATAAATATGGAAAAGTTAAACATTGCCGGCGGTGATCCCCTTCGCGGAACCGTACATATTAGTGGTGCAAAAAATAGTGCTGTTGCACTGATTCCTGCCACGATTCTCGCTGATTCCCCAGTCACAATTGAGGGCCTTCCGCATATTTCAGATATTTACACATTAAGAGATCTTTTAGAAGAAATCGGTGGGAAGGTCATATTTGAAAAGGGGGAAATGGTTGTCAATCCTGCAAATATGATTAGCATGCCGCTTCCAAATGGGAAAGTGAAAAAACTGCGTGCGTCCTATTATTTAATGGGTGCTATGCTTGGCAGGTTCAAACAAGCTGTCATTGGTTTGCCAGGAGGATGTCATCTAGGACCTAGGCCGATTGATCAGCATATCAAAGGCTTTGAAGCACTTGGGGCAGAAGTGACAAACGAGCAGGGTGCAATTTATTTACGTGCCGAAAAATTAGTCGGAGCCCGCATTTATCTTGATGTTGTCAGTGTAGGTGCGACCATCAATATTATGCTTGCTGCCGTGCTGGCTGAAGGAAAAACAGTCATAGAAAATGCCGCAAAGGAGCCTGAAATCATTGATGTGGCTACACTACTTGCAAGCATGGGAGCAAAAATCAAAGGGGCGGGTACAGATGTCATTCGTATTGAGGGTGTAGAATCTCTACACGGCTGCAAACATTCAATCATCCCTGACCGCATTGAAGCAGGTACATTTTTAATTGCTGGTGCTGCGATGGGGGATGAAGTTGTACTTGATAATGTCATACCAACTCATTTAGAATCAATTACGGCGAAACTTAGAGAGATGGGGTTCATAATTGAAACGAGCAACGATCAGATGCTGATTGTTGGGAAAAATGAAGGACTCAAGCCTGTCGATATCAAAACCCTTGTGTATCCAGGCTTTCCGACTGACCTCCAACAGCCGATGACGGCACTGTTAACAAAAGCGAAAGGCACAAGTGTGGTCACAGATACGATCTACTCTGCCCGTTTTAAGCACATTGACGAATTGCGCCGAATGGGTGCAAACATGAAAGTTGAGGGGAGATCTGCCATTATCACAGGACAAACACAGCTTCAAGGTGCAAAAGTAAAAGCGAGTGATTTGAGAGCGGGTGCTTGTCTAGTGGTTGCAGGATTAATGGCAGACGGTGTGACTGAAATCACAGGGCTTGAACATATTGACAGAGGATATAGTATGCTTGAGGAGAAGCTTGAAGGCTTGGGTGCAACCATCTGGCGTGAAAAGCTGAATGACCGAGAAATAGAAGAACTTCAAAATTCATAAGGCTTTGACTGTGAGAGGAGATTTGGACAAAAATGGAAAGAAGTTTATCAATGGAACTAGTACGGGTGACAGAAGCAGCCGCGTTGAAATCTGCCCGCTGGATGGGAAGAGGGAAGAAAGACGAAGCGGATGACGCTGCAACTAGTGCGATGCGTGATGTATTTGACACAATTCCAATGAAGGGAACAGTCGTCATCGGCGAGGGAGAAATGGACGAAGCACCAATGCTTTATATCGGGGAAAAGCTTGGGAACGGATATGGACCTCGCGTTGACGTAGCCGTTGACCCACTGGAAGGAACAAATATTGTGGCAAGCGGCGGCTGGAATGCATTAGCTGTTATCGCTGTTGCTGATCATGGCAACTTGCTGAATGCACCTGATATGTACATGGATAAAATCGCAGTTGGTCCAGAAGCGGTAGGCTGTATCGATATTGAAGCACCTGTCATTGATAATCTTCGCGCTGTTGCAAAAGCGAAAAACAAAGATATTGAAGATGTTGTTGCAACGATTCTAAACAGAGATCGACACGAGAAAATTATTGCAGAGCTGAGAGAAGCAGGAGCAAGAATTAAACTGATCGACGATGGTGACGTTGCAGGTGCTATTAATACAGCATTTGATCATACAGGTGTTGATATTCTATTTGGTTCAGGTGGAGCGCCAGAGGGTGTCCTTTCTGCTGTTGCATTAAAGGCACTTGGTGGTGAAATTCATGGTAAGCTTCTTCCTCAAAGTGAAGAAGAGATGAGACGCTGTGAGAAAATGGGTCTAGATGTTGGAAAAGTTTTACGAATGGAAGATCTCGTAAAAGGGGATGACGCCATTTTTGCAGCTACCGGAGTGACAGATGGCGAGTTATTAAAAGGTGTACAATTTAAAGGGTCTGTTGGAACAACGCACAGTGTTGTCATGCGTGCGAAATCGGGTACTGTTCGATTCGTAGATGGCAGACACAGCTTAAAGAAAAAACCGAATCTTGTCATTCGTCCGTAAGAAAGCGGGTATCATTACCCGCTTTTCTATAGGTGTCAAATAAATATCATTTTCCTTTTAAAGTTGAATATTCTCTGCAAATGAGGTAAAACTAAAGAGTGCTGCGAAATTTTCTGCGAATTTACTTCTTTTAAGCTTCAACAAGTTTAAATACTGCCGCATCATGAGATATACTCATTACCCTTCTCTATGTTGACAAAGCTCTATTTCACATTGTTCCTATCTTCACGATATAACGAGTGGGAGCGTTACCATAAGAGCGAGGTCATTCCAACAAAAAGCGGAATTAAAAAGGCTAATCAAATACAATGTTCATGGATTTTGTAAAGAAATACATTGACTAGAAAAGTGTGGTGTCCATTTTGAAAGATGTGTCGATTTCATCTTTGGAAAATATGAAATTAAAAGAGCTGTATGAGCTAGCAAAACGGTATAAAATCTCTTATTACAGCAAACTAACAAAAAAAGAATTGATATTTGCCATTTTAAAGGCAAATGCTGAACAAGAGGATCTCTTATTTATGGAAGGGGTTCTTGAAATTATTCAGTCTGAAGGGTTTGGCTTTTTAAGACCGATTAACTACTCCCCAAGTTCTGAAGATATTTATATTTCTGCTTCACAAATCAGACGCTTTGATTTGCGAAATGGAGATAAGGTTTCTGGAAAGGTACGCCCTCCAAAAGAGAATGAACGCTACTATGGACTTCTTCATGTTGAAGCGGTAAATGGGGACGACCCAGAATCAGCTAAGGAACGTGTTCACTTTCCTGCACTCACACCGCTATTCCCAGATCGCCAAATGGTTCTTGAAACACAGCCTAATCACCTGTCCACTAGAATTATGGATATGATGGCGCCGGTTGGGTTTGGACAGCGCGGGTTAATCGTGGCGCCGCCGAAGGCAGGGAAAACCATTTTGCTTAAAGAAATTGCAAACAGCATTTCAGAAAATCACCCTGAGGCAGAATTGATTGTCCTTCTAATTGACGAACGCCCTGAGGAAGTAACAGATATCGAACGTTCTGTTGCAGGGGATGTTGTTAGCTCAACCTTTGACGAAGTACCGGAAAACCACATTAAAGTAGCAGAGCTTGTATTAGAGCGTGCGATGCGTCTTGTTGAGCATAAAAAAGACGTCATTATTTTAATGGACAGCATTACAAGGCTCGCTCGTGCATATAACCTTGTCATTCCACCAAGCGGAAGAACGCTTTCTGGCGGGATTGATCCGGCTGCTTTCCATCGTCCAAAACGTTTCTTTGGTGCTGCGCGTAACATCGAGGAAGGCGGAAGCTTGACCATTTTGGCAACAGCACTTGTTGAAACAGGATCACGTATGGATGATGTGATCTATGAGGAGTTTAAAGGAACGGGGAACATGGAACTCCATCTGGACCGCTCTCTTGCGGAAAGAAGAATTTTCCCTGCCATTGATATTCGCCGTTCTGGTACAAGAAAAGAAGAGCTGCTTGTTCCAAAAGAGCATCTTGATCGTCTATGGGCCATGAGAAAATCCATGTCTGATACACCTGACTTCGTTGAAAAATTCATGCGTAAAATGAAAAAAACGAAGACAAACCAAGAATTTTTTGATATCTTAACGCAAGAATGGAAACAAGCAAATATGTCTGCAACTAGAAGATAGATTCTTGAAAAAAAACCATTTGCAATCATAGACTCACACTGTTATAATTTTATCATGTGCGTTTCAGATTTATTCTGAGATAATAACTCTGTTTCCGAATTGGATTCAGGGCGGAAGGAGATGACAGTAGATGAAAACAGGAATTCATCCTAACTACAAAAAAGCTACAGTCAAATGCGCTTGTGGAAATGAGTTTGAAACTGGATCAGTAAAAGAAGAGGTACGCATCGAGATTTGCTCTGAGTGCCATCCTTTCTATACAGGCCGTCAAAAATTCGCTTCTGCTGATGGACGTGTTGACCGCTTTAATAAAAAATACGGTCTTAAGTAATAATAGATACAATAAACAGGCAGGAATCCGTTCTTGCCTGTTTTTTTACGTGGATTGATGGAATTTTATAATGGGGGAGAAGACCTTATGTATGTGATGAAACAAAGCGGTTGGCTTGAAGTCATCTGTGGTAGTATGTTTTCTGGAAAGTCGGAGGAATTGATTCGGAGAGCTAAAAGAGCCGTCTTTGCCAAACAAGAAGTTAAAATATTCAAACCAATGATTGATAACCGATATAGCACAAGTTCCGTTGTGTCACATAACGGTTCTTCAGTAGATGCAATTGCAGTTGCCTCACCAAAAGACATCATAACGCACATATCAGAAAAAACCGATGTCATTGGCATAGATGAGGTGCAATTTTTTGATGAGACAATCATTGACATTGTCACTCAATTGGCTGATAAAGGCTACCGAGTCATTGTTGCAGGCCTTGATCAAGACTTCAGAGGAGAGCCATTTGGTGTTGTTCCGCATTTAATGGCATGTGCAGAGCTTGTGACAAAACTTCAAGCAGTTTGTTCGGTATGCGGCTCCCCAGCGAGTAGAACACAACGCTTGATCGACGGTAAACCCGCATCCTATGATGATCCCATCATTCTAGTAGGTGCGCAGGAATCATATGAAGCACGATGCAGACATCACCATGAAGTACCAAGACTTGATGTTGGTACAACACTTGACAATTAAAAAAAAATGCCGCTGTGTTTTGTTTTTCGTGTTTTTGGCTTAACACCCATCATTTTTACTTAAATAAATTAAATAACGATATGAAAAAATTATCTAATTTTCAAAGCTTGCGTTTTAACATAAGCAGGCATAAAATGACTAACTGTAGTGTAAAGCATTTAAACGAAAAGTTCGATTTCTTGTCATAATTTTTTTGATGAAGGATTTTTCTCCTTAATCGTTCTTTGGATTAATAGTTAACCTTATTTATATTTTAGAAAGAGGGTAGTTTTGATGAACAACGTGAAGAAAACAAAAGAAGGTTACCTCGAAACCACTTTAACAGGTAAAGATGTATTATCAATTCCAACGTTGAACAAAGGTGTTGCTTTTTCAGAAGAAGAAAGACAAGAACTCGGACTAGAAGGCTTGCTTCCTCCAACTGTACTTACTTTAGAACAACAAGCAGAAAGAGCATATAAGCAATTTCTTGCTCAGCCAGACCGTCTACGTCAAAACGTATACTTAAGCGATTTACAAAACCGCAATGAAGTCTTGTTTTACAAACTGTTAACAGACAAGCTTCGCGAAATGCTGCCTGTTGTATACACACCAACTGTTGGTGAAGCGATTCAAGAATACAGCCATGAATACAGAAGACCTCATGGTGTCTATCTTTCAATCGACAACATTGATGGCATTGAGAAAGCATTTGAAAACTTACATGCAACAGCTGGCGATATCGACCTTATCGTTGCAACTGACTCTGAGAGCATTCTAGGAATTGGTGACTGGGGTGTTGGTGGTATAAACATTGCAATCGGTAAATTAGCGGTTTACACTGCAGCAGCAGGTATTGACCCAAGCCGTGTAATTCCGGTCGTATTAGATGTTGGAACAAACAACGAGAAATTATTGAATGATCCATTATACATCGGAAATCACCACAAACGAGTACAAGGTGAAAAGTACGAAGAATTTATTGATGCTTATGTGAAAACAGCACTCAAATTCTTCCCGAAAGCATTGCTACACTGGGAAGATCTTGGTAACAAAAATGCACGTAACATCATGAAAAAATACAACGATAACATCTTGACATTTAACGATGATATTCAAGGTACTGGTGCCATTACTTTAGCGGGAGTTCTTGCAGCTGTCAAGAAAACTGGTACACAATTGAAAGATCACCGTATTGTGATCTTCGGAGCAGGTTCAGCTGGTATCGGAATCGCAGATCAAATGCGTGACAAAATGGTACTTGAAGGTCTTACTGAAGAAGAAGCGAACAATGCATTCTGGACATTAGATTACAGAGGACTATTAACAGATCAATTTGAAGATGAAGTGCTTGATTTCCAAAAACCATATCTTCGTTCATCTGACGAAGTAGATGGCTGGGCACGTGACGAAAAAGGACAAATTTCCTTTGCAGAAACAGTTCGCCAAGTGAAGCCGACAATTTTAATCGGTACGTCAGGTCAAGGTGGAGCTTTCACAGAAGAGATCATCAAAGAAATGGCAGCTCATACAGAGCGTCCTGTTATTATGCCAATGTCTAACCCAACACCACTTGCTGAGGCAGTGCCAGAGGATATATTCAAATGGACAGACGGTCGTGCACTTGTTGCAACAGGTAGCCCATTTGAAAACGTTGTATACAACGGAATCGAACATGAAATTGGACAATCAAACAATGCGTTTGTCTTCCCAGGTCTTGGTCTTGGTTCAATCGTAACGGAGTCAAAAATCATCACAAAAGGAATGTTTGTGGCTTCTGCAAATGCAATTGCGGAAATGGTTGATTATGATCATCCAGGTGCTGGTCTACTGCCAAGTATTGATAAATTACAAGAAGTTTCAATTCAAGTTGCGATTGCTGTAGCTAAAGCAGCGATCGAAGATGGGGTAGCAAGAAAGACTCCAGATAATATCGAACAAGCTGTAAAAGATGCAATGTGGATTCCTGAATATAAGAAAATTGTAAGAGCATAATAAGGTAAGTGTGCGGTATTGTTTAGAATACCTAAACAATACCGCTATCAAAAGAAACATGTAAAGAGGATTTAAGGAGGAAAAGTAAGATGGACTTTTTAAATATTTTGGTCCTCCTAGCACCGATTTTTTTCGTTATCGCGCTGGGTTGGTTCGCAGGGCACTTCGGCAGCTATGACGTTAAATCTGCAAAAGGTGTAAGCACACTTGTGACAAAGTATGCTTTGCCAGCGCACTTTATCGCCAGCATTCTGTCTACCCCAAAAGATAAATTCTATAGTCAAATCCCATTTTTCGTTGCACTCATTTTAGGGATTCTCGGTTTTTATGTCATTATCCTATTTGTTACAAAGTTTGTTTTTAAATATGATTTAACAGATTCTTCTATATTCTCATTAAACTCAGCTCAACCGACCTTTGCATTCATGGGGATTCCGGTCTTAGGCAGTATATTTGGGGCTCAAGAAGTTGCAATTCCTATTGCGATTACCGGAATAGTTGTAAATGCATTGCTTGATCCAATTGCGATTATTGTTTCAACTGTCGGTGAAAAAACAAAAGGTAAAGTCAAAGAGGGCGAAAGCTTCTTAAAGATGACAACAAAGGCCATTTTGCACGGTTTGTCAGAGCCGCTAGCACTCGCGCCGCTTGTAAGTATCATTCTTGTTCTTCTAGGATTTAAACTTCCTGAAATTGGACATGACATGTTAGAAGAAATCGGAAGCGTTACATCAGGGGTTGCGCTATTTGCAGTCGGTGTTACTGTTGGTATCCGTAAGATTAAATTAAGCCTACCAGCATTTAGTATCGCATTGCTAAAAGTAGCTGTACAACCTATACTTATGTATTTTATCGCCATTCTTCTAGGTCTTTCAGCTGATGAAATCACAAAAGCTGTATTACTTGTTGCCTTCCCTGGTTCAGCAGTTGCGGCCATGATTGCTACAAGATTTGAAAAGCAGGAAGCAGAAACTGCATCCGCGTTTGTAATTAGTGCGATCTTGTCATTGATTACCTTACCAATTATTATTGCCCTGACCGTATAATAAAGTAGAAAGGCTGCCTGTTTTAGGCAGCCTTTCTTAGCGAAATGATTGAAAGAGAGGGAAAAGCACACGTTTCTTTTTGATCTCAGAGTGTGCGGTTTCCTTTTCTTCTTTTACTTTGGATAGTTGTTTGAGTGAAGTAGTCAGGTGTTCGAGCCGTGCAGTTAAATCTTCAATTTCCCTTCGATGCTGTAATAGCTGATAAGAGACACCCTCATCGGCTTTTTTCGCAAGCTTCCGCTCAAGCTCGTTTAAACGATGTTCAAAAGCATTGGCGTGTGATGGCTGTTGAAGCAGTTGTTTTACTTGCTGTTCTAGTGCTTCAACTCTTTGTGTATAAATTTTAGATTCTGCGGCAGGTGCGAGCTGATGGGCCGTCTCTTCATCAATTGGTAGTCTAATCTCTTGCAGAAGCACACCATCACTTAGTTGCTGTTTAACTTGCTTGAGCAGCATCACATTGTCTTCAGAGAATTCATAATGCCCAAGTTCGTTCCGGGCGACAGGGATATGGAGTTGTTTGACCCAGCGCTGAATCGTTTTTGAAGAGACACCAATTTCCTTTGCAACCTCATTTGTATTCAAACCAAAAGCCCTCCCTTTTTTCGATTATAAGTATCATTCTCTTGAGAGAGGACTCGCTCCTTCACCTTAGACAAAACAAGTAACCATTCGCCAAAGAAAGTGGTTTTTAGTGAAAAATTGATATTTTTTTGACTGTCATATCCCGCTATACTATAATTAGACTGTTACGCACAAAACAGAGGTGAAGACCATGTTAGACCGTTTAAAATCAATTGAAGAACGCTATGAAAAGCTAAATGAATATTTAAGTGATCCTGAAGTGGTGAACGACCCTAAGAAGCTTCGAGAATATTCAAAGGAACAATCTGATATTCAAGAAACTGTTGAGGTATATAGACGATATCGTGAGGCGTATGAACAGCTAAGTGATGCGAAAGCTATGTTAGAAGAGAAGCTGGATGCCGACATGCGCGACATGGTCAAGGAAGAAATTTCAGAGCTCACTGAAGAAACAGAACGTTTGGAAGACAAGCTGAAAATTTTGTTGATCCCGAAAGACCCAAATGACGATAAAAACGTTATTGTAGAGATTCGTGGTGCAGCGGGCGGAGAAGAGGCTGCTCTTTTTGCAGTAAACCTTTACCGTATGTACAGTCGATATGCTGAAATGCAAGGCTGGAAAACCGAAGTTATGGAAACAAGTGTAACTGGCACAGGTGGATATAAAGAAATCATTTTCATGATCAACGGGAAAGGCGCTTATTCCAAATTGAAATTTGAAAATGGCGCACACCGCGTGCAGCGTGTTCCTGAAACAGAATCAGGCGGCCGTATTCATACATCGACTGCAACAGTTGCTGTTTTACCTGAGGCAGAGGAAGTAGAAGTTGATATCCATGAAAAAGATATTCGTGTAGATACGTTCGCATCAAGCGGGCCTGGCGGACAAAGTGTTAATACCACAATGTCAGCTGTTCGATTAACTCACCTTCCAACAGGTGTCGTTGTTTCCTGTCAAGATGAGAAATCGCAAATCAAAAACAAAGAGAAAGCAATGAAAGTGTTATGTGCTAGAATTTACGATAAATTCCAGCGTGAAGCACAAGCTGAATATGATCAAACACGTAAATCTGCTGTCGGAACA includes the following:
- the prfA gene encoding peptide chain release factor 1, coding for MLDRLKSIEERYEKLNEYLSDPEVVNDPKKLREYSKEQSDIQETVEVYRRYREAYEQLSDAKAMLEEKLDADMRDMVKEEISELTEETERLEDKLKILLIPKDPNDDKNVIVEIRGAAGGEEAALFAVNLYRMYSRYAEMQGWKTEVMETSVTGTGGYKEIIFMINGKGAYSKLKFENGAHRVQRVPETESGGRIHTSTATVAVLPEAEEVEVDIHEKDIRVDTFASSGPGGQSVNTTMSAVRLTHLPTGVVVSCQDEKSQIKNKEKAMKVLCARIYDKFQREAQAEYDQTRKSAVGTGDRSERIRTYNFPQNRVTDHRIGLTIQKLDQILEGKLDEVIDALIVEDQSRKLQNEK
- the racA gene encoding chromosome-anchoring protein RacA; protein product: MNTNEVAKEIGVSSKTIQRWVKQLHIPVARNELGHYEFSEDNVMLLKQVKQQLSDGVLLQEIRLPIDEETAHQLAPAAESKIYTQRVEALEQQVKQLLQQPSHANAFEHRLNELERKLAKKADEGVSYQLLQHRREIEDLTARLEHLTTSLKQLSKVKEEKETAHSEIKKKRVLFPLFQSFR